In Sodalis ligni, a single genomic region encodes these proteins:
- a CDS encoding ABC transporter substrate-binding protein — translation MNNIWFQGGRAALLSLALAAGWAAAADKVVSIGYQAPLTGEYAQYGTLFRNSANQAVAEFNQSHRLPGVRVEVKFEDSKGDAKEGVNIARKFSDDRSIVGVIGDFSSTVSIAAGKVYAETHVPQLSQTASHPDFVKISPWQFRNITTMAYEGPYTANWVHDTGAKRAAIVAIQNDWGQSAAQEFAHGFTADGGQVVTTEFFNPGTRDFRAIITKIARQKPDVIYLAQFYEDGAAFLQQIRQLGVKAPLFGASSLDEQKLIQLAGPAAEGLRLPTSFDLNSQVPNVKHYVEQYRALYHTEPNQFAAQAYDATNILLDAIVKGGGAGATRQSVRDALAATKDFPGVTGITTFDPVTREPTKSQTRLVVQNGQFVPVASTKA, via the coding sequence ATGAACAACATTTGGTTTCAGGGCGGCCGGGCCGCACTGCTGTCGCTGGCGCTGGCTGCCGGCTGGGCCGCCGCCGCCGACAAGGTCGTCTCCATCGGCTATCAGGCGCCGCTGACCGGCGAATATGCCCAGTACGGGACGTTATTCCGTAACTCCGCCAATCAGGCGGTGGCGGAATTCAACCAGTCGCACCGCCTGCCCGGCGTGCGGGTGGAGGTAAAGTTCGAGGACAGTAAAGGCGATGCCAAGGAAGGGGTGAATATCGCCCGTAAATTCTCCGACGATCGGAGCATTGTCGGGGTGATCGGCGATTTCAGCTCCACGGTGTCCATTGCCGCCGGCAAAGTCTATGCCGAAACCCATGTGCCGCAGCTGTCGCAAACCGCGTCCCATCCCGATTTCGTGAAAATCAGTCCCTGGCAGTTCCGCAACATCACCACCATGGCCTATGAAGGCCCCTACACCGCCAACTGGGTGCATGATACCGGCGCCAAGCGCGCCGCCATCGTCGCCATCCAGAACGACTGGGGCCAGTCCGCCGCGCAGGAGTTTGCCCATGGCTTTACCGCCGATGGCGGCCAAGTGGTCACTACCGAGTTTTTCAACCCCGGCACCCGGGATTTTCGCGCCATCATCACCAAGATTGCCCGCCAAAAACCCGATGTGATTTACCTTGCCCAATTCTATGAGGACGGCGCGGCGTTTTTGCAGCAGATCCGCCAGTTGGGCGTGAAAGCGCCGCTGTTCGGGGCCAGTTCACTGGACGAGCAGAAGCTGATTCAACTGGCCGGCCCGGCCGCCGAGGGGCTGCGCCTGCCGACCTCCTTCGATCTCAACAGCCAGGTGCCGAACGTCAAGCACTATGTGGAACAGTACCGCGCCCTGTACCACACCGAACCGAACCAATTCGCGGCGCAGGCCTATGACGCCACCAATATCCTGCTGGACGCCATTGTGAAGGGCGGCGGCGCCGGCGCCACCCGCCAAAGCGTGCGCGATGCGCTGGCGGCCACCAAGGATTTCCCCGGCGTGACAGGTATCACCACCTTTGATCCGGTGACGCGCGAACCTACCAAGAGCCAGACCCGGCTGGTGGTGCAGAACGGTCAATTCGTCCCGGTAGCCTCCACCAAAGCATAA
- a CDS encoding pyrroline-5-carboxylate reductase family protein — protein sequence MAKIHFIGAGQMAEAIIRAAIGSGAFTGDEIAITDIDPQRVTRLIGQYHVQETAAPTDAELIVIAVRPQDDINAVTENIRRQASPQAIVISIVAGVTLQRLAALLGPERPIVRVIPNTLTDTGYGYSGVTLNGHVAASQVEPFLQSFGKILYLPESLIDVFTGFGVAGPNYIYYFVESLTDAGVLAGLPRAQATEVVLENLVGAAAMLKQSGLHPRQLLDINNSPAGVGMHGLYELNNSDFAAGLQRSVLASVKRTIQLGTEK from the coding sequence ATGGCCAAGATTCATTTTATCGGCGCGGGACAAATGGCCGAGGCTATTATTCGTGCGGCGATTGGCAGCGGCGCATTTACCGGCGATGAGATAGCCATAACGGATATTGATCCACAGCGCGTCACGCGGCTCATCGGACAATACCATGTGCAGGAAACCGCGGCGCCGACGGACGCCGAGCTTATCGTCATTGCCGTCCGGCCGCAGGACGACATTAACGCCGTTACGGAAAATATCCGCCGGCAGGCCTCGCCGCAGGCCATTGTCATATCCATCGTGGCGGGCGTCACCCTGCAGCGTCTCGCTGCGTTGCTGGGGCCGGAACGCCCCATCGTGCGCGTGATCCCCAATACCCTTACCGATACCGGCTACGGTTATAGCGGCGTTACCCTCAACGGACATGTGGCCGCCTCCCAAGTAGAGCCGTTTTTACAGAGTTTCGGCAAGATTCTTTATCTGCCGGAATCCCTCATTGATGTCTTTACCGGTTTTGGCGTGGCCGGTCCCAATTACATCTACTACTTTGTGGAATCCCTCACCGATGCGGGCGTTTTGGCGGGCTTGCCGCGGGCGCAGGCCACGGAAGTGGTGCTGGAAAATCTGGTAGGCGCCGCCGCGATGTTGAAACAAAGCGGCCTGCATCCGCGCCAGCTGCTGGATATCAATAACTCGCCGGCGGGCGTGGGCATGCACGGTCTGTATGAGCTTAACAACAGCGATTTCGCCGCCGGTTTGCAACGCAGCGTACTGGCGTCGGTGAAACGTACCATTCAATTAGGAACTGAGAAATGA
- a CDS encoding amidase, which produces MQDNAFAFMPYPPADVPHAPAGPLAGYTFAVKDLFDVAGYPTGGGSPHILAMSGIKTRTAPAVQRLLDAGAELTGKTHTNELAYSMTGKNIHYGTPRNGAAPNRIPGGSSSGSASAVSNGLCDFALGTDTGGSVRTPASYCGLFGLRPSHGRVSLENCQELSRSMDTAGYFTRDAPLFERVGHCLLGDDPAPLPAKPLLTVSEELFSLLSVPVRQALQPALEKIAAGVGTPALLGGALPDLAEAYWAFRHIQGYEAWRAQGDNISRHGFALGPDVASRFAWAATVTEDQYRHACNARDLLRGAWQKLLGDRVLVLPTLPDIAPLVTAGEEEIELTRRLSQQLLAISVICGTPQVTLPLAHKDGAPLGISLLGPRGSDLSLVRLAARIATH; this is translated from the coding sequence ATGCAAGATAACGCCTTTGCCTTTATGCCTTACCCCCCGGCGGACGTCCCCCATGCCCCCGCAGGACCGCTGGCCGGATATACCTTTGCCGTCAAGGATCTGTTCGATGTGGCCGGCTACCCCACCGGCGGCGGCAGCCCGCATATCCTGGCCATGTCCGGCATCAAAACCCGCACCGCCCCCGCGGTGCAGCGTCTTTTGGATGCCGGCGCCGAATTGACGGGTAAAACCCATACCAATGAACTGGCCTACTCCATGACCGGTAAAAACATTCATTACGGCACCCCGCGCAACGGCGCCGCGCCAAACCGGATCCCCGGCGGCTCCTCTTCCGGCTCGGCGTCGGCGGTATCCAACGGCCTGTGCGACTTCGCCCTGGGTACCGATACCGGCGGATCGGTCCGGACTCCAGCCAGCTATTGCGGTTTGTTCGGCCTGCGTCCGAGCCACGGCCGCGTCTCCCTGGAAAATTGCCAGGAGCTAAGCCGCAGCATGGACACCGCCGGCTATTTCACCCGCGACGCCCCGCTGTTCGAACGGGTAGGGCATTGCCTGCTGGGTGACGATCCGGCGCCGCTGCCGGCAAAACCGTTGCTGACGGTGAGCGAGGAGCTGTTCTCCCTGCTTTCGGTACCGGTCAGGCAGGCGCTGCAGCCGGCCCTGGAGAAGATTGCCGCCGGCGTCGGGACGCCGGCCCTGCTGGGCGGCGCGCTGCCGGACCTGGCCGAAGCCTACTGGGCTTTCCGCCATATCCAGGGATATGAAGCCTGGCGGGCCCAGGGCGACAATATCAGCCGGCACGGCTTTGCCTTGGGTCCCGACGTGGCGTCGCGCTTTGCCTGGGCCGCCACGGTGACCGAGGATCAGTACCGACACGCCTGCAATGCGCGTGACCTGCTGCGCGGCGCCTGGCAAAAGCTGCTTGGCGATCGGGTACTGGTGCTGCCGACCCTGCCGGATATCGCGCCCCTGGTGACCGCCGGCGAGGAAGAAATCGAGCTGACCCGCCGCCTGTCCCAGCAGTTGCTGGCCATTTCGGTGATTTGCGGCACCCCGCAGGTGACGCTGCCGCTGGCGCACAAGGACGGCGCACCGCTTGGTATTTCACTGCTGGGACCCCGCGGCAGCGATCTCAGCCTGGTGCGGCTGGCGGCGCGCATCGCCACCCATTGA
- a CDS encoding Crp/Fnr family transcriptional regulator: protein MPGGGGNDVLIVSSGRLRVFLSYEGREFTLCFLEEGDIFSTHTRAFIEAAKDSVILLSTAQAFRQQLVEHPEITLLMTGILGEVLGSSWDVIEGLIFHDAKSRLTAFIVSLGRERGVGTADGIEFECDLTMEDISLIIGATRQTTSSLFNMLIKDGDLCRTVKNKFIINDIETLASRLSVYKK, encoded by the coding sequence ATGCCCGGCGGCGGCGGCAATGACGTGCTGATCGTCTCGTCCGGCCGGCTGCGGGTTTTCCTGTCCTACGAAGGCCGCGAGTTCACCCTCTGTTTCCTTGAGGAAGGAGACATTTTCAGCACCCACACCAGGGCTTTTATCGAAGCGGCAAAAGACTCCGTTATATTATTATCCACTGCCCAGGCTTTTCGCCAACAGCTTGTTGAACACCCTGAAATAACGTTATTAATGACCGGTATATTAGGCGAGGTATTGGGCAGTTCCTGGGATGTTATTGAAGGGTTGATTTTTCATGACGCTAAATCACGTTTGACGGCATTTATCGTTTCACTCGGTCGCGAGCGTGGAGTGGGCACAGCTGACGGCATTGAATTTGAATGTGATTTAACCATGGAAGATATTTCACTGATCATTGGCGCGACCCGCCAAACCACTTCATCTTTATTCAATATGTTAATTAAAGATGGGGATTTATGTCGGACTGTAAAAAATAAATTTATCATCAATGATATTGAGACCCTGGCCTCAAGACTGTCCGTCTACAAGAAATAA
- a CDS encoding nickel-dependent hydrogenase large subunit: MTRYQVPVGPLHVALEEPMYFKLDLEGETIKGLHISAGHVHRGVEYLVMKRNFYQNITLTERICSLCSNSHPTTFCMALEDIAGVEVPERGQYLRMIADEIKRVASNLFNVGIMAHIIGFTSLFMHVLETREIVQDIKETLYGNRMDLGANCIGGVKYNLDAERIAYLLTRLDEVQPAVEEIRGIYATNHSILTRTRGVGVLPREDALEFGLIGPVARGSGVAYDVRRNSPYAMYDRLDFAIQTQPDGDVWSRAMVRLDEVRMALSLIRQCLAKLPDGPIAISGLPDIPAGEAIAKTEAPRGELIYYLRTNGTDMPERMKWRVPSYPNWDALHVMMQGNTIADVALIVNSIDPCVSCTER; the protein is encoded by the coding sequence ATGACCCGATATCAGGTACCGGTGGGCCCGCTGCACGTGGCGCTCGAAGAGCCGATGTACTTCAAGCTCGACCTGGAGGGGGAAACCATCAAAGGTCTGCATATCTCCGCTGGACATGTGCACCGCGGGGTGGAGTATTTGGTGATGAAACGCAATTTCTATCAGAACATCACCCTTACCGAACGCATATGCTCGTTATGCTCCAACAGCCATCCCACCACGTTTTGCATGGCGCTGGAGGATATCGCCGGGGTGGAGGTGCCGGAGCGGGGCCAGTATCTGCGGATGATTGCCGACGAGATCAAACGGGTGGCATCGAACCTGTTCAACGTCGGCATCATGGCCCATATCATCGGTTTTACATCGCTGTTTATGCATGTGCTGGAAACCCGCGAGATAGTGCAGGACATCAAGGAAACCCTCTACGGCAACCGGATGGATCTCGGCGCCAACTGCATCGGCGGGGTAAAGTACAATCTGGATGCCGAACGCATCGCCTACCTGCTGACCCGCCTGGATGAAGTGCAGCCGGCGGTGGAAGAGATCCGCGGCATTTACGCCACCAATCATTCAATCCTGACCCGCACCCGGGGCGTGGGCGTGCTGCCCAGGGAGGATGCGCTGGAATTCGGCCTGATAGGACCGGTGGCGCGCGGATCCGGAGTGGCTTACGACGTGCGCAGGAACTCGCCCTACGCCATGTACGATCGGCTGGATTTCGCCATCCAGACCCAGCCGGACGGCGATGTCTGGTCCCGCGCCATGGTCCGTCTGGACGAAGTGCGTATGGCGCTGTCCCTTATCCGGCAGTGCCTGGCCAAGTTGCCGGACGGCCCCATCGCCATCAGCGGTTTGCCGGATATCCCGGCCGGCGAAGCCATTGCCAAAACCGAAGCCCCGCGCGGCGAATTGATCTATTACCTGCGCACCAACGGTACCGATATGCCCGAACGGATGAAATGGCGGGTGCCCAGCTATCCCAACTGGGATGCGCTGCATGTGATGATGCAGGGCAATACCATTGCCGATGTGGCGCTGATCGTTAACAGCATCGATCCCTGCGTTTCCTGCACCGAGCGCTGA
- a CDS encoding NADH-quinone oxidoreductase subunit C — MIEKIKRIQSLFTETLDAPFTYDIHINAKGVVTAWCTLSSPALLLPAVALIKQAGSRLSTITAYQHASPQPSDVHEIAYHFDIDGDTLTLTVHLPAGERDIPSITPLFRNANWNEREFMELYDLNVVGHPNPTRLFLDDDIDPAVLQKFIPFSEMVNAASTKSLWEKIMSQRGEKK, encoded by the coding sequence ATGATTGAGAAAATCAAACGCATCCAGTCGCTGTTTACCGAGACGCTGGACGCTCCCTTTACCTATGATATCCATATCAACGCCAAGGGCGTTGTCACCGCCTGGTGCACCCTGTCATCGCCGGCGCTGCTGCTGCCCGCCGTCGCCCTGATTAAACAGGCCGGCAGCCGGCTGAGTACCATAACCGCCTATCAGCACGCCAGCCCGCAGCCGTCGGATGTCCATGAGATTGCCTACCACTTTGATATTGACGGCGACACCCTGACCCTGACGGTGCACCTGCCGGCCGGCGAGCGGGACATCCCCTCCATCACCCCGCTCTTTCGCAATGCCAATTGGAACGAAAGGGAATTTATGGAACTCTACGATCTGAACGTGGTGGGACATCCCAATCCAACCCGGCTATTTCTGGATGACGATATCGATCCGGCCGTGCTGCAGAAATTCATTCCGTTTTCCGAAATGGTCAATGCCGCCAGCACCAAGTCCCTGTGGGAAAAAATCATGAGCCAACGTGGAGAAAAAAAATGA
- a CDS encoding 4Fe-4S dicluster domain-containing protein, with protein sequence MNFIRILFRNLLKGPSTDPFPFGETFTPKGLRGRIAFDESKCSGCRMCEHVCAGGAIRFDESPEGLQFTLWHNSCTFCGLCEHYCIPRAIHLTEDWHLAHKQEDKYRMIEQGTVAYLACASCGERFIPPSDALLEKVYGGNSAALTELSRLCPDCRRGLSASRLNTPGAGL encoded by the coding sequence ATGAACTTTATCAGGATCCTGTTTCGCAATCTGCTCAAGGGCCCGTCCACGGACCCGTTCCCTTTCGGCGAAACCTTCACCCCCAAAGGGCTGCGCGGCCGAATTGCCTTTGATGAATCGAAGTGTTCCGGCTGCCGGATGTGTGAGCATGTGTGTGCCGGCGGCGCCATTCGTTTTGATGAAAGTCCTGAAGGCCTGCAATTCACCCTCTGGCACAACAGCTGCACGTTTTGCGGCCTGTGTGAACATTACTGCATCCCCCGCGCCATCCATCTGACGGAGGATTGGCACTTGGCGCACAAGCAGGAGGACAAGTACCGCATGATCGAGCAAGGCACCGTGGCCTACCTGGCCTGCGCCTCCTGCGGCGAACGCTTTATTCCCCCCAGCGATGCGCTGCTGGAGAAGGTCTATGGCGGCAACTCCGCCGCCCTGACGGAACTGAGCCGGCTGTGCCCTGACTGCCGCCGCGGCCTTTCCGCCTCACGTTTGAATACTCCCGGAGCAGGACTATGA
- a CDS encoding NADH-quinone oxidoreductase subunit B family protein, whose product MGFLTGIAKRSPWLYRLNAGSCNGCDVELATTACIPRYDVERLGCQYCGSPKHADIVLITGPLTLRVKDRVLRVFQEIPEPKVTVAIGICPISGGVFRESYAIAGPVDNYLPVDVNVPGCPPRPQAIIEGIAMAIDIWQHRL is encoded by the coding sequence ATGGGTTTTTTAACCGGTATCGCCAAACGTTCGCCCTGGCTGTATCGCCTCAACGCCGGTTCGTGCAACGGCTGTGATGTGGAGTTGGCCACCACCGCCTGCATTCCGCGCTATGACGTGGAGCGGCTGGGGTGCCAGTATTGCGGCAGCCCGAAGCATGCGGATATCGTACTCATTACCGGTCCCCTGACCCTGCGGGTAAAAGACCGGGTGCTGCGGGTGTTCCAGGAGATCCCCGAACCCAAGGTCACGGTGGCCATCGGCATTTGCCCCATTTCCGGCGGCGTATTCCGGGAGAGCTATGCCATTGCCGGGCCGGTGGATAATTACCTGCCGGTGGATGTGAACGTTCCCGGCTGTCCGCCGCGGCCCCAGGCCATCATTGAAGGCATTGCCATGGCCATCGACATTTGGCAGCACCGCCTGTAG
- a CDS encoding respiratory chain complex I subunit 1 family protein — protein sequence MLDFTALFAPLAIFPLGLGALLFGLLLKGVDRIVAARLQRRVGPPLLQPFFDIIKLMRKQTMVPEGAPRGLFLALPAAGAGSMLLAAALIPIAGVYHPAAMLGDLLVLLYLLTIPAVVLMLAGSASGSVYGAIGFSREMALVLAYEGPLLLVLASVAMKTGMAQGGWVTFSLPEIVRYQQQHGAFLLDPWMWPAVATYLLFFPANLGIPPFDIPEAEAEVLEGPLLEYSGPALALFSMMSALKAVVVIGLGITLFFPIGPAGFAGVAVFMLKCLVLFILGKTLLRTAVGRMRIDQAFLFYLKWPELLGVISLVTVIVRA from the coding sequence ATGTTGGATTTCACCGCGCTGTTTGCCCCGTTGGCCATCTTCCCCCTGGGACTGGGGGCGCTGCTGTTCGGCCTGTTGCTAAAAGGGGTAGATCGCATCGTTGCCGCCCGTCTGCAGCGCCGGGTCGGTCCGCCTTTGCTCCAGCCTTTTTTCGACATCATCAAATTGATGCGCAAACAGACCATGGTGCCCGAAGGGGCGCCCCGCGGTTTGTTCCTGGCCTTGCCGGCGGCGGGCGCCGGCAGCATGCTGCTGGCCGCTGCGCTTATCCCCATTGCCGGGGTCTATCACCCCGCCGCCATGCTGGGGGACCTACTGGTGCTGCTCTACCTGCTGACCATCCCCGCCGTGGTACTGATGCTGGCGGGGTCGGCGTCGGGATCGGTTTACGGCGCCATCGGCTTCTCACGGGAAATGGCGCTGGTGCTGGCCTATGAAGGCCCGCTGCTGCTGGTGCTGGCCAGCGTCGCCATGAAAACCGGCATGGCCCAGGGCGGCTGGGTGACGTTTTCCCTGCCGGAGATTGTGCGCTATCAGCAGCAGCACGGCGCCTTTCTGCTGGATCCCTGGATGTGGCCGGCGGTGGCGACCTATCTGCTGTTTTTCCCCGCCAATCTCGGCATTCCGCCGTTCGATATTCCTGAAGCGGAAGCGGAGGTGCTGGAGGGCCCCCTACTGGAGTACTCAGGTCCCGCGCTGGCGCTGTTCAGTATGATGTCGGCCCTGAAGGCCGTGGTGGTGATAGGTCTCGGCATCACGCTGTTTTTCCCCATCGGGCCGGCGGGTTTTGCCGGCGTGGCGGTGTTTATGCTCAAGTGCCTGGTGCTGTTTATCCTGGGGAAAACCTTGCTGCGCACCGCCGTGGGAAGGATGCGTATCGATCAGGCGTTTCTTTTTTATCTCAAATGGCCCGAACTGCTGGGTGTCATAAGCCTTGTCACCGTCATTGTGCGGGCATAG
- a CDS encoding complex I subunit 5 family protein, whose protein sequence is MRNNGHANRYYFFLFLMAGSLLGVVTADDFGNFYMFWELMTWSSYFLVTHEQTPEAFKAGRKYFLMCTTGAYVMHFGILLCHQRFGSFDMSVVAAHASQLTPGFAAVIGLCFLAGLGVKAGLYPMHSWLPDAHPVAPSSVSALMSGILTKTGVYGIIKVLFVILGTDIVARVLPWISFSSLGLAVSVLGALTVIYGEVMAFREQNLKRILAFSTLAQVGEILTMVGLATYLSFAGALLHVLNHAIFKNLLFLAAGGIIAKAGGKRLSDVAGLGRVMPFTALCFAVGALAVMGLPPFSGFFSKFLMIYAAAQSGHLTIAVLFLAGSILAAMYYLRILRVLFFSPYNGTVTTDAPLSMRIAMGLLAVLVILGGLFPDFGLEHLVRPAVDQIALRQGLAIIPLPHLNLAWTPAALIAVCGALLTFIAGKSGKVNAGAVAVAVMAVALGAVLMNAGRYDLLSYWFAALIAGVGLLNMLYAVGYMAHGHHRHRFFFFFVFMIGGLLGLAASKDLFNFFAFWEIMSSWTLYFVIIHDETDEALTEGFKYFIFNFVGATCMFLGVAMLTARAGAFDFTALALAARTMSLPWFGGALLLMLLGLLMKAAQLPWRIDYQMHPPTAPTPVSGYISAVLLKSGVYGVIKLFTLGGAGLLFARLGTSGGMSDVMYGIAIIAAVTLLYAGAMAVIQNGIKRLLIYSTVSQLGYILLGFALGSPLGVAGGLMHLVNHMMLKDTLFLGAGCIMAQIHVDSLDQLGGLGRKMPITFGLFLFAGLSLSGIPPLNGFSSKWLIYQAAFQSGHYVLGLAAMMSSLFTLAAVLKFAHAAFMGQPREALGNVREAPLSMLLPMSLLTAGCVAVGLFPGLLLVPVSRVMSELSLGQLAVTWTGGLPGIDGWQPLTLSILMAGIALAGWLFYRLSNRQSVSIHLHQGGVTDLLPSQAHVPASGLYQAPERFIRLALRPKDKE, encoded by the coding sequence ATGCGAAATAACGGGCACGCCAACCGTTACTATTTTTTCCTGTTCCTGATGGCCGGTTCCCTGCTGGGCGTGGTTACCGCCGACGATTTCGGCAATTTCTATATGTTCTGGGAATTGATGACCTGGAGTTCCTATTTCCTGGTGACCCATGAACAGACCCCAGAGGCCTTCAAAGCCGGCCGAAAATATTTCCTGATGTGTACCACCGGCGCCTACGTCATGCATTTCGGCATCCTCTTGTGCCACCAGCGCTTCGGTAGTTTTGATATGTCGGTGGTCGCCGCCCATGCCTCGCAGCTGACGCCGGGGTTCGCGGCGGTGATCGGCCTGTGTTTCCTGGCGGGGCTGGGGGTGAAAGCCGGTCTTTATCCCATGCACAGCTGGCTGCCGGACGCGCACCCGGTGGCGCCGTCGTCCGTTTCCGCCCTGATGTCGGGCATTCTCACCAAAACCGGCGTGTACGGCATCATCAAGGTTCTGTTTGTTATCCTGGGCACCGATATCGTCGCACGGGTGTTGCCGTGGATATCGTTCTCCTCTCTCGGCCTGGCGGTAAGCGTGCTGGGGGCGCTGACGGTGATCTATGGCGAGGTCATGGCCTTCAGGGAGCAAAACCTGAAACGGATCCTGGCCTTTTCCACCCTGGCACAGGTGGGTGAGATCCTGACCATGGTGGGATTGGCCACCTATTTGAGTTTTGCCGGCGCCCTGCTGCACGTGCTTAACCACGCCATCTTCAAAAACCTGCTGTTCCTGGCGGCCGGCGGCATCATCGCCAAAGCCGGCGGCAAGCGGCTGTCCGATGTGGCCGGCCTTGGCCGCGTGATGCCCTTTACCGCCCTGTGCTTCGCCGTCGGCGCCCTGGCGGTGATGGGCTTGCCGCCCTTCAGCGGCTTTTTCAGCAAATTCCTGATGATTTACGCGGCTGCGCAATCGGGCCATCTTACTATCGCGGTGCTGTTCCTGGCGGGCAGCATTTTGGCCGCCATGTACTATTTGCGCATTTTGCGGGTGCTGTTTTTTTCGCCCTATAACGGCACGGTGACCACCGATGCGCCGCTGTCCATGCGCATCGCCATGGGCTTATTGGCGGTACTGGTGATTCTCGGCGGCCTGTTTCCCGATTTCGGTCTGGAGCACCTGGTGCGCCCGGCGGTGGATCAAATCGCCCTCAGGCAAGGCCTGGCCATCATCCCCCTGCCCCACCTCAATCTGGCCTGGACGCCGGCGGCGCTGATTGCCGTTTGCGGCGCGCTGCTGACCTTTATCGCCGGTAAAAGCGGCAAGGTGAATGCCGGCGCGGTGGCGGTGGCCGTGATGGCGGTCGCCCTTGGGGCGGTGCTGATGAACGCCGGACGCTATGACCTGCTGTCTTACTGGTTCGCGGCATTGATTGCCGGCGTCGGTCTGCTGAATATGCTCTATGCCGTCGGCTATATGGCCCATGGCCATCACCGGCACCGGTTCTTCTTTTTCTTTGTGTTTATGATCGGCGGCCTGCTGGGCCTGGCCGCCAGCAAGGACCTGTTCAACTTCTTCGCCTTCTGGGAAATCATGAGCAGCTGGACGCTCTATTTCGTCATTATCCATGATGAAACCGACGAAGCCTTAACCGAGGGCTTCAAGTACTTTATCTTTAACTTCGTCGGCGCCACCTGCATGTTCCTGGGCGTCGCCATGCTCACTGCCCGTGCCGGCGCCTTTGATTTTACCGCCCTGGCCCTGGCGGCGCGCACCATGTCCCTGCCCTGGTTCGGCGGCGCACTGCTGCTTATGCTGCTGGGTCTGCTGATGAAGGCGGCGCAGCTGCCGTGGCGCATCGACTACCAGATGCACCCCCCCACCGCACCGACGCCGGTGAGCGGTTATATCTCGGCGGTTCTGCTGAAAAGCGGCGTGTACGGGGTGATAAAGCTCTTCACCCTCGGCGGGGCCGGACTGCTGTTCGCCCGGCTGGGCACCTCCGGGGGCATGAGCGATGTGATGTACGGTATCGCCATCATCGCCGCCGTGACGCTGCTGTATGCCGGCGCCATGGCGGTCATTCAAAACGGCATCAAACGCCTGCTTATCTATAGCACCGTCAGCCAGCTGGGTTACATCCTGCTGGGCTTCGCCCTGGGTTCGCCTCTTGGCGTGGCCGGCGGCCTGATGCATCTGGTGAATCATATGATGCTGAAGGATACCCTGTTCCTGGGGGCCGGCTGCATCATGGCGCAGATTCATGTGGACAGCCTGGATCAATTGGGAGGGCTGGGGCGCAAGATGCCGATAACCTTCGGCCTGTTCCTGTTCGCCGGCCTTTCCCTGTCCGGGATTCCGCCGCTGAACGGCTTCTCGTCGAAATGGCTTATCTACCAGGCGGCGTTCCAGTCGGGCCATTATGTGCTGGGACTGGCGGCCATGATGTCCAGTCTGTTTACCCTGGCGGCGGTGCTTAAATTCGCCCATGCCGCCTTTATGGGCCAGCCCCGCGAGGCGCTGGGCAACGTGCGGGAAGCGCCCCTCTCGATGCTGCTGCCCATGTCGCTGCTCACCGCCGGCTGCGTAGCCGTCGGCCTGTTCCCGGGCCTGCTGCTGGTGCCGGTGAGCCGGGTCATGAGCGAGCTGTCACTGGGGCAACTGGCGGTCACCTGGACCGGCGGACTGCCCGGCATCGACGGCTGGCAGCCGCTGACGCTGTCCATACTGATGGCGGGCATCGCCCTGGCGGGCTGGCTGTTCTATCGCCTGAGCAATCGGCAATCGGTGTCTATCCATTTGCACCAGGGCGGCGTCACCGACCTCCTCCCGTCCCAGGCCCATGTCCCGGCATCCGGTTTATACCAGGCGCCGGAACGGTTCATCCGCCTGGCGCTTCGGCCGAAAGATAAGGAATAG